The Lentzea guizhouensis genome contains a region encoding:
- a CDS encoding toll/interleukin-1 receptor domain-containing protein: MELKEQYDFALSFAGPDREFARRLAEALKAKERRVFFDESY; encoded by the coding sequence GTGGAGCTGAAGGAGCAGTACGACTTCGCGCTGTCGTTCGCCGGACCCGACCGGGAGTTCGCGCGGCGTCTCGCCGAGGCGTTGAAGGCGAAGGAGCGCCGGGTCTTCTTCGACGAGTCCTACTAG
- a CDS encoding esterase/lipase family protein, with protein MSPAAQLRSLAREHVAVAALTIPRLVRHRVWRDVNPHEGAGLGVVLVPGFGASDLSLTFTTTWLRDRGYLPTGASTGFTVGCTSELVDRVEQRLAEHAEATGGPVVLIGQSRGGGLARVAAARRPDLVCGLVMMGSPVLDPMGAHPQVLLAAKALAQLSRVGVPGLMSTDCLSGDCFEDNVRAAAEPLPPELPAVSIYSKSDGIVPWRLCLDPSADCVEVHSTHTGMALDPDVYRALRPRLAEWAAQRYDLRATG; from the coding sequence ATGAGCCCTGCCGCACAGCTGCGATCACTCGCACGCGAGCACGTCGCCGTCGCCGCACTGACCATCCCGAGGCTGGTGCGCCACCGGGTGTGGCGCGACGTGAACCCGCACGAGGGCGCCGGTCTGGGCGTGGTGCTGGTGCCGGGGTTCGGGGCGAGCGACCTGAGCCTCACCTTCACCACGACCTGGTTGCGCGACCGCGGTTATCTGCCGACCGGCGCGAGCACCGGGTTCACCGTCGGGTGCACGTCCGAGCTCGTGGACCGGGTGGAGCAGCGGCTGGCCGAGCACGCGGAGGCCACCGGCGGTCCGGTGGTGCTGATCGGGCAGAGCCGCGGCGGCGGACTCGCCAGGGTCGCCGCCGCGCGCCGCCCCGACCTGGTGTGCGGGCTGGTGATGATGGGCAGCCCGGTGCTGGACCCGATGGGCGCGCACCCGCAGGTGCTGCTGGCGGCGAAGGCGCTCGCGCAGCTCTCCCGGGTCGGCGTGCCGGGGTTGATGAGCACGGACTGCCTGTCCGGCGACTGCTTCGAGGACAACGTCCGGGCCGCCGCGGAACCGTTGCCACCGGAGCTGCCCGCGGTGTCGATCTACTCCAAGTCGGACGGGATCGTGCCGTGGCGGCTGTGCCTGGACCCGTCGGCGGACTGCGTGGAGGTGCACAGCACCCACACCGGGATGGCGCTGGACCCGGACGTCTACCGCGCCCTGCGGCCGCGGCTCGCCGAGTGGGCGGCACAGCGCTACGACCTGCGAGCCACCGGATGA
- a CDS encoding PQQ-binding-like beta-propeller repeat protein: protein MRWSLDTDGLPSCHREARDGKILVGTSSGWVLRVGERSGQVVEQVQVSRQVNDVVEPQGLVHSATGQALRYDAFTGELGWQHSFDAHVQAGPVVVRGQLVVSDTSGTVYSLNAESGAVRWTKDVTTAVPTTAHWAARPVMGNKAVFVGYGDMQTSSTNGDLYAIMR from the coding sequence GTGCGCTGGTCGCTGGACACGGACGGCCTGCCGTCCTGCCACCGGGAGGCGCGGGACGGCAAGATCCTGGTGGGCACGAGCAGCGGCTGGGTGCTGCGCGTCGGCGAACGCTCCGGCCAGGTCGTCGAGCAGGTGCAGGTCTCCAGACAGGTCAACGACGTCGTGGAGCCGCAGGGGCTCGTCCACTCGGCGACCGGGCAGGCCCTCAGGTACGACGCCTTCACCGGTGAGCTCGGATGGCAGCACAGCTTCGACGCGCACGTGCAGGCAGGACCGGTCGTCGTACGCGGACAACTCGTCGTCTCGGACACCAGTGGAACGGTGTACTCGCTCAACGCGGAGAGCGGCGCCGTGCGGTGGACCAAGGACGTCACGACCGCGGTGCCCACCACTGCGCACTGGGCGGCGCGACCGGTGATGGGGAACAAGGCGGTCTTCGTGGGCTACGGCGACATGCAGACCTCCAGCACGAACGGCGACCTTTACGCGATCATGCGCTGA
- a CDS encoding carbohydrate ABC transporter permease: MTSAREARAGWLFVLPWVFGFLLLTAGPMLYSLYLSFTHYDLLKPARFTGLTNYREILTDDRAATALWNTVFFTLLHVPLQIVLALGLASLLRRAGRSAGFFRTVLFLPTMTPPVALAALFLLLLNGQNGAINAVLGWFGFTGPQWTTDPAWIKPGLVLMSLWTVGSTAVLYLAALTRVPGERYEAARLDGASPWRQFWHITLPGISGTIYFTLIVNTIASLQVFTEAYTMFFGARPSTPAEGDAALFYVIYLFQEAFGSLRMGYASALAWVLFVVIAAITALQVRLSRDYVHYEDRS, encoded by the coding sequence ATGACGAGCGCGCGGGAGGCGCGGGCCGGCTGGTTGTTCGTGCTGCCGTGGGTCTTCGGGTTCCTGCTGCTCACCGCCGGGCCGATGCTCTACAGCCTGTACCTGTCCTTCACCCACTACGACCTGCTCAAGCCCGCCAGGTTCACCGGCCTCACCAACTACCGGGAGATCCTCACCGACGACCGGGCCGCGACGGCGTTGTGGAACACGGTGTTCTTCACCCTGCTGCACGTGCCGCTGCAGATCGTGCTCGCCCTCGGGCTGGCCTCGCTGCTGCGCCGCGCGGGCCGGTCGGCGGGCTTCTTCCGGACCGTGCTGTTCCTGCCGACCATGACCCCGCCGGTCGCGCTCGCCGCCCTGTTCCTGTTGCTGCTCAACGGGCAGAACGGCGCGATCAACGCCGTGCTCGGCTGGTTCGGGTTCACCGGTCCGCAGTGGACGACCGACCCGGCCTGGATCAAACCGGGCCTGGTGCTTATGAGCCTGTGGACCGTCGGCAGCACCGCCGTGCTCTACCTGGCGGCGCTGACCAGGGTGCCGGGGGAGCGCTACGAGGCGGCGCGGCTCGACGGCGCTTCGCCGTGGCGGCAGTTCTGGCACATCACGCTGCCGGGCATCAGCGGCACGATCTACTTCACCCTGATCGTCAACACCATCGCGTCGCTGCAGGTCTTCACCGAGGCGTACACGATGTTCTTCGGCGCCCGCCCGTCCACACCGGCCGAGGGCGACGCCGCGTTGTTCTACGTGATCTACCTGTTCCAGGAGGCGTTCGGCTCACTGCGCATGGGATACGCCTCGGCGCTCGCGTGGGTGTTGTTCGTCGTGATCGCCGCGATCACCGCGCTGCAGGTGCGGCTGTCACGCGACTACGTGCACTACGAGGACCGGTCATGA
- a CDS encoding DUF3618 domain-containing protein — MGETPDQIRREIEVTRADLRADANRLVDHTSPRRIAQRQVRGVRRGLTTMRDRVMGTASDTAYSVRNQGQDAGNAIAEKAGQAGQAVADRAEQAAHAVQQAPQRVAEQTQGSPLAAGLIAFGTGLLLAAVLPRTAAEQQAVQQLSDTFSDVVDPAKQALSESAQSLKEDVQSTVSDAAGEVKQVATDAAQTTAGHAKEAAQDVGGHARESGQRVSGEATGR, encoded by the coding sequence ATGGGCGAAACACCCGACCAAATAAGGCGCGAGATCGAAGTGACCCGCGCCGATTTGAGGGCCGACGCCAACCGGCTGGTCGACCACACGAGCCCGCGCCGCATCGCCCAACGACAGGTGCGCGGTGTGCGACGAGGACTCACCACGATGAGGGACAGGGTGATGGGCACCGCCAGCGACACCGCCTACAGCGTGCGGAACCAGGGCCAGGACGCCGGCAACGCGATTGCCGAGAAGGCCGGACAGGCGGGCCAGGCCGTGGCCGACCGCGCCGAGCAGGCGGCACACGCGGTGCAGCAGGCCCCGCAGCGCGTCGCCGAGCAGACCCAGGGCAGCCCGCTCGCGGCCGGCCTGATCGCGTTCGGCACCGGCTTGCTGCTCGCCGCCGTGCTGCCCCGCACCGCCGCCGAACAGCAAGCGGTGCAACAGCTCTCCGACACCTTCAGCGACGTGGTCGACCCGGCCAAGCAGGCGTTGTCCGAGTCGGCGCAGAGCCTCAAGGAGGACGTGCAGTCCACCGTGAGCGACGCGGCCGGTGAGGTGAAGCAGGTCGCCACCGACGCGGCGCAGACGACGGCCGGCCACGCCAAGGAAGCGGCGCAGGACGTCGGCGGCCACGCCCGTGAGTCCGGCCAGCGGGTCAGCGGCGAGGCCACCGGCCGGTGA
- a CDS encoding RecQ family ATP-dependent DNA helicase: MTTTQLVRTAEDVFGWTELRPEQLCAMRHVLDGRDALVVMPTGAGKSAIYQVPAILLDGPTVVVSPLVALQRDQVAALRAAGAPAAAAVNSARSAESNEDAWRDFAAGTTEYLFLSPEQLANPEVLDRLDRRRPSLFVVDEAHCVSSWGHDFRPDYLRLRDVVERLGRPVVLALTATASGPVRTDVVEHLGLRDPAVVVAGFDRPNLHLAVRFGTDEDDRTRAVTQWVTERSGPGLLYVATRKDAERYATDLAARGVRAAAFHAGMKAADRKQVQDDFMADRLDLVAATSAFGMGIDKPDVRFVVHAATPGSLDAYYQEIGRAGRDGEPAEVVLFHRQEDQGLQRFLTTRKPDLACAREVAGLVRKQPGITLAELTDRVEHSRRKVTSTVNLLESAEIVRITQDGVRYADDGPTPAKAVGLVEEEAERQLHRDRSRVEVMREYAGTRGCRRRFLLGYFGQELDEPCGHCDRCDDGLPDEGSADVATEHRPDAEVRHEMWGRGTVVQQDGDKLMVLFDEVGYKTLSLAAVEEAGVLSAG; this comes from the coding sequence ATGACCACCACACAGCTGGTGCGCACCGCGGAGGACGTGTTCGGCTGGACCGAGCTGCGGCCGGAGCAGCTGTGCGCGATGCGGCACGTGCTGGACGGGCGGGACGCGCTGGTCGTGATGCCCACCGGTGCCGGGAAGTCCGCCATCTACCAGGTCCCGGCGATCCTGCTGGACGGCCCGACCGTGGTGGTCTCACCGCTGGTCGCGCTGCAACGCGACCAGGTGGCGGCCCTGCGCGCGGCGGGCGCTCCCGCCGCGGCCGCCGTCAACTCGGCGAGGTCCGCGGAGTCCAACGAGGACGCCTGGCGCGACTTCGCGGCGGGCACGACGGAGTACCTGTTCCTCTCCCCCGAGCAGCTCGCGAACCCCGAGGTGCTCGACCGGCTCGACCGGCGCAGGCCCTCGTTGTTCGTGGTGGACGAGGCGCACTGCGTCTCGTCCTGGGGCCACGACTTCCGGCCCGACTACCTGCGGCTGCGCGACGTCGTCGAGCGGTTGGGACGTCCGGTCGTCCTGGCCCTCACCGCGACCGCGAGCGGCCCGGTCCGCACCGACGTCGTCGAGCACCTCGGCCTGCGCGACCCCGCGGTGGTCGTCGCCGGGTTCGACCGCCCGAACCTGCACCTCGCGGTGCGCTTCGGCACCGACGAGGACGACCGCACCCGCGCCGTGACGCAGTGGGTGACCGAGCGCTCCGGGCCTGGCCTGCTGTACGTGGCGACGCGCAAGGACGCCGAGCGCTACGCCACCGACCTGGCCGCTCGCGGCGTGCGGGCGGCCGCGTTCCACGCGGGCATGAAAGCCGCCGACCGCAAGCAGGTGCAGGACGACTTCATGGCCGACCGCCTCGACCTCGTGGCCGCCACGTCCGCGTTCGGCATGGGCATCGACAAACCCGACGTGCGGTTCGTCGTGCACGCGGCCACCCCCGGCTCGCTCGACGCCTACTACCAGGAGATCGGCCGGGCCGGCCGCGACGGCGAGCCGGCCGAGGTCGTGCTCTTCCACCGCCAGGAGGACCAGGGCCTGCAACGCTTCCTGACCACCCGCAAGCCAGACCTCGCCTGCGCGCGCGAAGTGGCGGGCCTCGTGCGCAAGCAGCCCGGCATCACCCTGGCCGAGCTGACGGACCGCGTCGAGCACTCGCGCCGCAAGGTCACCAGCACGGTGAACCTGTTGGAGAGCGCGGAAATCGTGCGGATCACCCAGGACGGCGTGCGGTACGCGGACGACGGGCCGACGCCGGCGAAGGCGGTCGGGCTCGTCGAGGAGGAAGCCGAACGACAGCTGCACCGCGACCGTTCCCGCGTCGAGGTCATGCGCGAGTACGCCGGCACCCGCGGCTGCCGCCGCCGGTTCCTGCTGGGCTACTTCGGCCAGGAGCTCGACGAGCCGTGCGGTCACTGCGACCGGTGCGACGACGGCCTGCCCGACGAGGGTTCCGCCGACGTGGCGACCGAGCACCGGCCGGACGCCGAGGTGCGGCACGAGATGTGGGGCCGCGGCACGGTGGTGCAGCAGGACGGCGACAAGCTGATGGTGTTGTTCGACGAGGTCGGCTACAAGACGCTGTCGCTGGCGGCGGTGGAGGAGGCCGGCGTGCTGAGCGCCGGCTGA
- a CDS encoding phage holin family protein translates to MSSPEIPQTRTEESLGDLVSELTGDLSKLMRQELELAKAEIRQEATKAGKATGMLAAAGFAGYLTIVLLSFALVFALGAVMPLGWAALIVAALWGIAGAVLYTSGRAKLRTVNPKPERTVETLKEDVEWAKHPTK, encoded by the coding sequence ATGTCGAGCCCTGAGATCCCGCAGACCCGCACCGAGGAGTCGCTCGGTGACCTGGTCAGCGAGCTCACCGGAGACCTGTCGAAGCTGATGCGGCAGGAGCTCGAGCTCGCCAAGGCGGAGATCCGCCAGGAGGCCACCAAGGCCGGCAAGGCGACCGGGATGCTCGCCGCCGCCGGGTTCGCCGGCTACCTGACCATCGTGCTGCTGAGCTTCGCGCTGGTGTTCGCACTCGGCGCGGTCATGCCGCTGGGCTGGGCCGCGTTGATCGTCGCCGCCCTGTGGGGCATCGCCGGTGCGGTCCTCTACACCTCCGGCCGGGCCAAGCTGCGCACGGTCAACCCGAAACCCGAACGCACCGTCGAAACGCTGAAGGAGGACGTGGAATGGGCGAAACACCCGACCAAATAA
- a CDS encoding carbohydrate ABC transporter permease, protein MTRRLPVVLALVAVGLLFAYPFWWLVSASLKDRSQVFDNSLLPSVFRPENYAEVWRAVPLLAWVGNSVAVGFAAAAAATVSSAVVAFGFARFRFRGRNVLFGLVLATMMLPAAVTMVPVYLEWHAVGLATTQVPLWAGNLFGSAFYVFLLRQFFLGLPAEVFDAARVDGAGPWRQFRSIALPLARPGLIVVFVFELKAAWTDLIRPLIYLREPELYTLPRGLKAVLDRFGQGGEAQWELVMAASVVATVPMILLFLVAQRYFVRGTVTQRVEE, encoded by the coding sequence ATGACCCGGCGGCTGCCGGTGGTGCTGGCGCTGGTCGCGGTCGGCCTGCTGTTCGCGTACCCGTTCTGGTGGCTGGTCAGCGCCTCGCTCAAGGACCGCTCGCAGGTCTTCGACAACTCCTTGCTGCCGTCGGTGTTCCGGCCGGAGAACTACGCCGAGGTGTGGCGTGCGGTGCCGTTGCTCGCGTGGGTGGGCAACAGCGTGGCGGTCGGGTTCGCGGCGGCCGCGGCGGCGACCGTGTCCAGCGCGGTGGTGGCGTTCGGCTTCGCGCGCTTCCGGTTCCGCGGCCGCAACGTCCTGTTCGGACTCGTGCTGGCCACGATGATGCTGCCCGCCGCCGTGACGATGGTGCCGGTCTACCTGGAGTGGCACGCGGTGGGCCTCGCGACGACGCAGGTCCCGCTGTGGGCGGGCAACCTCTTCGGGTCGGCCTTCTACGTGTTCCTGCTGCGCCAGTTCTTCCTCGGCCTGCCGGCGGAGGTGTTCGACGCGGCCAGGGTCGACGGCGCCGGGCCGTGGCGGCAGTTCCGGTCCATCGCACTGCCGCTGGCCAGGCCGGGGTTGATCGTCGTGTTCGTGTTCGAGCTCAAGGCCGCCTGGACGGACCTCATCCGCCCGCTGATCTACCTGCGCGAGCCGGAGCTGTACACGTTGCCGCGCGGGCTGAAGGCGGTGCTGGACCGGTTCGGCCAGGGCGGCGAGGCGCAGTGGGAGCTGGTGATGGCCGCGAGCGTGGTGGCGACCGTGCCGATGATCCTGCTGTTCCTGGTGGCCCAGCGCTACTTCGTCCGCGGCACGGTCACCCAGCGGGTCGAGGAGTGA
- a CDS encoding toll/interleukin-1 receptor domain-containing protein, protein MSRHYLDSVWTRWELRSALEALFGGRDDAVLPLRCDDTELRGLRRSTAWIDVRENGETDVELLTELLLGKLSSAPVSRRRVLALGLGAAAVVTVGTYLGMRLFDRAEPGSELWHRGSSQPASRSSTATTSCCRCGTAVWPGWARTTACSAGGPTSVAW, encoded by the coding sequence GTGTCGAGGCATTACCTCGACAGCGTCTGGACCAGGTGGGAGCTGCGCTCGGCGCTGGAGGCCCTGTTCGGCGGCAGGGACGACGCGGTGCTGCCGTTGCGCTGCGACGACACCGAACTGCGCGGCCTGCGCAGGAGCACCGCCTGGATCGACGTGCGGGAGAACGGCGAGACCGACGTCGAGCTGCTGACCGAGTTGCTGCTCGGCAAGCTCTCCAGCGCACCGGTGAGCCGGCGGCGAGTGCTCGCACTCGGCCTGGGCGCGGCCGCGGTGGTCACGGTGGGCACGTACCTCGGGATGCGGCTGTTCGACCGCGCGGAGCCGGGGAGCGAGCTGTGGCACAGGGGTTCGAGTCAGCCTGCTTCCCGGTCGTCAACGGCGACGACGTCGTGCTGTCGTTGCGGGACGGCGGTGTGGCCGGGCTGGGCCAGGACGACGGCGTGCAGCGCTGGCGGGCCGACCTCGGTGGCCTGGTGA
- a CDS encoding extracellular solute-binding protein, translating to MTRWPLLPVVLLVAGCGGLGPSAADRPNTLTTMGFGLPDEHATARVAVFREKRPEVDLRINEGVFDEQQFLSSVAAGDPPDLVYADRRKLGGYAARGAVQDLGSCLERHDVDLAGYREAAVRQVTYDGTVYGVPDFFTVRVLILNNPVLRENGVDPATMSTTDWTALAEVSAKLARAQDGRVQRIGFDPRVPEFVAMWAKANGADLLGDEPHLDDPRVVEAVRYTTDLVRAQGGWAAFKAFRDTFDSFGAKNELVSGQVAAMAMDSWYVNTLAANSPDVDVTVAPLTDRQGRPLTEAGGQAWAIPKGARHPELACELIATMTAADTWVTAAKARRDALAKKGKPYSGTFTANRAADERIFAEVYDPRGIRVLEQGVQVLQSVQDKAFALPPSPAASDLVRSWEAAVSRVLFGQQTPQESMAQAQREADRALTRVGGR from the coding sequence ATGACCAGGTGGCCGCTCTTACCCGTGGTCCTGCTGGTCGCTGGCTGCGGTGGTCTCGGACCGAGCGCCGCCGACCGGCCCAACACCCTCACGACCATGGGCTTCGGCCTGCCCGATGAACACGCCACCGCCAGGGTGGCGGTGTTCCGCGAGAAGCGGCCCGAGGTCGACCTGCGGATCAACGAGGGCGTGTTCGACGAGCAGCAGTTCCTCTCCTCCGTCGCCGCGGGCGACCCGCCGGACCTGGTGTACGCGGACCGCCGCAAGCTCGGCGGATACGCGGCCAGGGGAGCGGTGCAGGACCTGGGGTCGTGCCTGGAACGACACGACGTCGACCTCGCCGGCTACCGCGAGGCGGCGGTGCGGCAGGTGACCTACGACGGCACGGTGTACGGGGTGCCGGACTTCTTCACCGTCCGCGTGCTCATCCTCAACAACCCGGTGCTGCGCGAGAACGGCGTCGACCCGGCCACGATGTCCACAACGGACTGGACCGCGCTCGCCGAGGTCTCCGCGAAGCTCGCCCGCGCCCAGGACGGCCGGGTGCAGCGGATCGGGTTCGACCCGCGGGTGCCGGAGTTCGTCGCCATGTGGGCCAAGGCGAACGGCGCCGACCTGCTCGGCGACGAACCGCACCTGGACGACCCGCGCGTGGTCGAGGCGGTCCGGTACACCACCGACCTGGTCCGGGCGCAGGGCGGCTGGGCGGCGTTCAAGGCCTTCCGCGACACCTTCGACTCCTTCGGCGCGAAGAACGAGCTCGTCAGCGGCCAGGTGGCCGCGATGGCGATGGACTCCTGGTACGTCAACACCCTCGCGGCGAACTCACCGGACGTCGACGTCACGGTCGCGCCGCTGACCGACCGCCAGGGCAGGCCGCTCACCGAGGCCGGCGGGCAGGCGTGGGCCATCCCGAAGGGCGCCCGCCACCCGGAGCTCGCCTGCGAGCTCATCGCGACCATGACCGCGGCGGACACCTGGGTCACCGCGGCCAAGGCGCGCCGCGACGCGTTGGCGAAGAAGGGAAAACCGTACAGCGGCACGTTCACCGCGAACCGCGCCGCCGACGAGCGGATCTTCGCCGAGGTGTACGACCCGCGTGGCATCCGCGTGCTCGAACAGGGTGTGCAGGTGCTGCAGTCCGTGCAGGACAAGGCCTTCGCACTGCCGCCCAGCCCCGCGGCGAGTGACCTGGTGCGGTCGTGGGAGGCCGCCGTCTCCAGGGTGCTGTTCGGGCAGCAGACACCGCAGGAGTCGATGGCGCAGGCCCAGCGCGAGGCGGACAGGGCGCTCACCCGCGTCGGAGGCCGCTGA
- a CDS encoding OsmC family protein produces MKVKDVEALSQNDEVGVTGTSLPVGDGDGAWDPEKLYAAALATCLHQAVVLAATTGDLDTSGSAVRARVTLNHENAQDYSIDAKLSITLPNVPGDRRADLLDQAVRHCPLVNGWSVDLED; encoded by the coding sequence ATGAAGGTCAAGGACGTCGAGGCGCTCTCCCAGAACGACGAGGTCGGCGTGACCGGCACGTCCCTCCCAGTGGGGGACGGTGACGGGGCGTGGGACCCGGAGAAGCTGTACGCCGCGGCGCTGGCCACGTGCCTGCACCAGGCGGTGGTCCTGGCAGCCACCACCGGCGACCTCGACACCAGCGGCAGCGCCGTGCGTGCGCGGGTGACGCTGAACCACGAGAACGCCCAGGACTACAGCATCGACGCCAAGCTCTCGATCACCCTGCCCAACGTCCCCGGCGACCGCCGGGCGGACCTGCTCGACCAGGCGGTCCGGCACTGCCCGCTGGTCAACGGCTGGTCCGTCGACCTGGAAGACTGA